The Euwallacea similis isolate ESF13 chromosome 12, ESF131.1, whole genome shotgun sequence region AGAGCCCAATGAGTGATGCTACATGGTATATTTTGGCACTAACATTACTCAACTAcaagaatagaaaaaattgttatctgACATTTCCCATCAGTGTAACTGGTCAATACAACTGTAATATACTTACAGCAAATATGGTGTTCTGCAGCCCAAAAGGGATAGGTGTTAGTCGTGAGCAGAAAACAATCTTAAAGCATAAAGGTCCAGAGATTACTTGCATTATAGCTGTTGCCATATCATTACGAGTTAACTTAAATATGGAAGGATGATGTCCtaacaatttcaataaattgtgGGCTACAAACAGTCCTACATTAGCTCCACACACCACTGAAATTAAATAGATGAGATAAGTATATCTTGTAAAATGCTGGGTGATTCTACAGAGTGGTTTGACAGCAAAACAGAATATTTGATATGTAATGGCAACAAATTCTATAACCAAACAAGACAATTAAGTATATGATAAGAATGACCAGTAACATAATATATATCTTATGTATGAGTGGTATATCTTTACATTATATACTTATTTCCCACTGCTTTAGAGTTCCTAATAGATAAATCATAAACTTTCTTTCAAGGTGAATtcttattgaatattaaaatatcttaattcCACGTAAAATAAAGGCACTTGCAAAAGATGCTCACCAAATATACTAATATACCTACCCAACAACAACCCACGTGTAACTCCAAACAAATATCCTGAGGCTAAGACTAAAACTATATACCCAATGCTTATGGGTAACGACACAATTACAAATAATACACATATAGTGGCTGCTACAATGAAACTATCCTGTTTCTCCAGCCACAGAAGAATGAGCTTAATATAAGCTTTGCAAAGTACTAGGACAAACACTATTACCACAATCGTAAAAACTATTGCCAGTAGCCGTCCAATTGAAAGGAAATACAAGGAAGAACGCAATCTGAAGCATCTTTGTTTGGAAGTGTCACACAAACTCTCATAATCATGAGATAGTTTCATTTTGGGGttcaaaatgaatatttgTGGTGGCTTTTCAATGGTTTGTCATGATGACACTATTCAATTATATGCTTAGAAGTTGAAGCATTGATTAATGATAAATTGCTAGGAGGAGGTTATCGAATTCATGGCCTAATCTAGATTATGATTGTGTAGTAGcgaaatacttttaaaaatctttaatttaagtaataaatagaTAGGTGATGCTGATGTAAacaaaaagcaaaacaaacTACATAACCTCAAActatagcaaattttaaaaagcctTAAATCATGTAATTTGGCAACCGAGACACAAGCAATGAAGTGGCAACCAGGGATGTAATGCCGGTGTTCCTGCTTATCATCTTCAGACCTTTATGCTGTCAGTTATATTATATTAGCCGCCACGACAATTGGTTCGAAAAGCCCAGCAAATGTAAACGAATCTACCTTATGCGTTAAAATTGGTGctaaaattgagaattttacgCATCAAATCCTTTtcattattcatttatttttatttattgcggGGTGCCGCACACTTGACGGAATATTGGACTTTTTTTGAGAACCTTTCAGagaattttctatgaaaatttggtCGCGTAGGGCAATCAAAGTACTCTACTCGtacatttctaaaatattttaaaagttttaaaagacaTTACACCGCTACTATGGGAAAATAGTAgcaattttaagatttaaataGGGCGCCcgatatattattaaattttttcattttcttcaaaatatcatcacacattgtatatgtatatacctgAATGTAAATGAACTTAATTTTTCCCTAACATCAATTAacctaaatattttcttttcaaatccAGGAAACCCAAAATTTTCTTGCTATTATTCAAACAGTAGCTTGAGAATCGCTTGAACTAGATTTATTAGTGGTGGGGGACGGGGACTGGAAAAGTAAGCACGACGGCGGCGCATGGCGCATGGGTATTTTGTTTTGGATTCGCCCTGTCTTGCAGTCTTGTCCTCTGTCTGTTCCCTTCCCaggttttatttatgttaatttggttgtgataaaataaaataatttacgtttgataatttgtgaaaaaaaaaattcgaattttcgACTTTTTTGCTCATCAGGAATTTCCCACAATGGATACGAATTATTTTCGCCTACATATGTACCtataaattactaaatattttgGGTTATCGGAGGTATAACGCATTCACAATATACAATAATCAATTACCTCTTCAActctataatttttgttattttcgaGTCATATGTGACATGaatcattaaatatttcgtGACTTCAAGCCATGATTAAATGTCTGTTTCGAAATATTATCCCTCTTCTTTCTCTTAGAGTCAAACTTACAGGATCATCCCCCAATTCGACACAAACCACTGAACCGCATCATGCCTCATAGTGCTGACCATGATGATTTCTTTACATTTcagttcaaaattttaaagtacttACTGATGATCCCTCCTGAAAAGTTAATCCTGAAAATCCCATATTGGATTGTGGCATTACCccattttactttaattagtATGTCGGCATTCATGGAAGGCACAAATCTCATTTTAGTGGGcggaaatcaaaattttagctCGAATGTCCTTAATTTCGGAATAGTGATTCTACATGTAATGGCTTTAAACAGGTAATGATcgatttcattattaaaacttatctATCACTATGTAACTGTGACTATGTAACaacataaattcaaaaaattgagaGGATTTATTTAACTATTCTTTTGTCTGTTTTTCTCTCCGTTTCTGTAAggtctttatttaatttagagtAATTCGTCTCatttttgttactttcaaGGCACTCTTTGcaaaaacaggatttttcatattttcacgTTAACACGTGATGCATCATCATCACAATCTGAAGAGAAATCTGAATTAAAAAGTGGCAAAATCCAACATAAGAAAAATCCAgattgatgatggttgccggAAATTGAAACGTGGGATTCCAATATGCCATTGCCGCGTTGTAAAATAGGAAGAGTTGCGATAAAGAAGagtcaataatttttaattgcctcgaaaattgagaaaaaatttaaaatgtttttccaaaatttcagtctTTTTCGCATATCTTCGAAAAtcatcgatttttaaaatttttaaacggAATATTGCCAAATTGTCACTGTTCCTTATTAAAATCCTTTGTCGTGGCTTAACTGGTCAACTAGCCAACtctttattaaacaataaaaaatgatgtactaaatttaattaaaatatatttaacgGTTTTTGGGCCCTGGGAAActgaataaattcaatactaTTTTAGGGTCATCAGATTCCTCTTTATTTACGAAGATTACGGAAAAGTGTTGGTTAAAATCAGACGCATCGGTCGCAAATTCTCTCATTTCGATGAGGCGTTTCTTACGCCCCAAAAAGATTTTCAGCTTCTGAAAATGTGCGAGGTTAATTAAGGGTCGCTTAATTAATGATAGTGagttcaattatttttaggcTGCCTATAAAGAATCATTATGAAATCACCATGCTGGGAACAAGAATTCGTTGCCAAAGAATCATAAAAACGTATTTGATCTTTGTTCCTTTGAACTTGTTAGTGGCGTATGTTATGAATTATCTATCTTCTCCTGTGGAAAAATGGAACCCTTCTCTAAACAAAACCTCATTGTACAGAGAATATCCCTATCCATTGTGGTACCCGTTTGATACTTCATTGTCTGATGGATACTACTGGTGCGGTTTTCTCTATCAGCCCTACGCGTTTTACTTTCTCATTAACGGATTCTTTTGTAAgtaaaattctctattttcatTCTGGGTCGCTAACAATCAGAGAATCTCCAGGTGTGGATTGGTTGTGCATCTGCACGATAATCCACTTGACCAGCTTTGTTGATGTGCTGCGCCATGCTTTCGATAGTGTTGATAAAAACGTCGATCAAAGCCTGAATGAGGATGAACACTTGAAAGTGAAGGAAAAGCGACTAATAATATGCATAGACCAACTGAAAGACATATACGAGTGAGCAACATTTAATTAACGTTTTTGTCGCGTTAGTTTGTGTTATTTTGCCATAGATGTGCCTCAGGGCTCAACAAAGTCTTTTCATCTCAACTCCTCATTCAGGAGCTCTGTATGACTGGGGTCGTTTGTTGTTGTTTGTATAGAGTCACTTCGGTAAGTGTTCGTTAAGTCTTAGTGATTAATCAGGGGtgatgaagaaaaaatcaatttaaatcaataGGCGATGCATTTGACCATATTTATTCTATCTATATCGCTGTGCTAGAACAATAGAGGTTAAAGAATTATGTTTTAAGGAAATTGGACTTTAGTACGTAGTAGCTATTAGTATATTAACTGAGCAAAGTGCTCTATTATCGctcgaaaaaatgtttttccagaCCGGGAACTTTTTGCGCTTAAAAGGATATTTCTCGAGAGCCGCTATTCTTTGCGCTGCGAAAAGAATATTTCTCGAGAGCGACAATTCTTTGCGCTgcgaaaaatatatttctcgAGAGCGACAACTTTTTGCACTTGAAAGGAACATGTACTCGTATTTTCTAGACACATCCATGTTCGAGTCACTTCAGCTTATTTCTATCTTTTTTGTCAGAGTTGGTTATTATTTTTCGAcctatataaaaatgaatcgTAAATAATTGATGTAACCAACATTCTTTATTGAACAAAGTTTATTAATCTAGGAAAAGGAAGCAGTTGAAGCTGGATACTTATCCTCGATGGTGGCTGCAGCTTTCGTAGAGCTATTTACAGTCTCTTGGTTCAATCAAGGATTCACTTTGGAAGTATATTTGCCTAGAGTGTCATACAATGAGCGGCTGaattatggaataaattctatataaaatGCTCATAATTAGATGTTTGTAGCAATTTACGATCGCAATggtcgaaattttaaaaagaaggGCTCAAAGAGGAATTGGTGAATTGTGATTGTTCGAATGTTATGAACAATAATTcagatacattttttctttcggTAAATCAACGAGTTGAAATCATGTAATAATGAATGTCGAAAACGCCACTTGAATTGTCAGCAATTGACCTTTTAAATCGCACATGTGAATTACCCTCCGAGTGTTTTCCGATTGGTCGAAAGCAGTAAGTCGAGATTGCGAATAAGACTTGAAAATATCCATTATgtcaaaactgtaaaaattagatatttacGGTAATTTATGATAAGGAAGATCAAAAGTAAAGGAATAAGGAGTCAAAGAAGAATTGGTGTATcataatttctcaaattatGAGCAGTAAtacaaataaagtttttttttgtccaGTGAATGAGTTAAGATAATGGGACAATACAGCTAGTTCTAATAGGTTCTTTGAAGGGGAAAATTCAAGAACGGTGCCACGGTGCTCctcagaaattttattttgtaatatatgcaaatttgaaaacattttataccttttcaacagtttttcatggatatctccggaagtatttgaaatttttctaatcttAAAGCAGATGCTAAATGAgcattaaattatgcaacttttctttaatttaattgactTCCTATCTCTCgtagtttccgagatctctACGCCTGAGCTCTGAAAATTGGCACCttctattttgattttgagtcaaaaagttcgtaattaaaaataaaaattatctagCCTGagcaattttctcaaaatcttTTACATACCTACCTGATTTTATGTCGAATTGAAACCATTATTAGCCGCTCACTGTATCTTCATGAAAAATTAGTGTACAGAAGTATATGTCTCTTATAGATCTTTAGGTTACTACCCACAATTTATGAATTAGATTGGTTGAACTACAACgttaaaatgagaaaaatactTGTTTTTCTCATAGCTCGTGTTCAGAAACCTTTTTACTTCACTATGGGTTTGGGTTTCGCGTTGGATATGACGGTTTTTATAACTGTAAGATGGAGCCTAAAATCAATCACTACGAGAATTTATCGGTTTCTCATTTTTCAGATGATCAAAACCTCCTATTCTTTTTACGCGTTAATAACACAGTCAGAAGTCAGAAGCACCCAAGTCGGTCAAAGTTTCGATAATTGAAAGTGCTGCTCTTGTAGAAGCtaaaattatctgaaaaagACTTTTTGCTAACAACACAGGCTGCACCTACCTGTCTGGTTTAAATAGCACATGAACATATTGGTATATCGACAGTATTCAACACATTGCAAGAACAGTACCTATCCAATAAATTCACCATTAATATGAtcgttattttattattaattaaatgctATAAATGACTTGCGACTGAATTCTAATCGTGTTATCCCAAGATCAACAACGGCAGTCTTCATAAAGCGGCGAGCCGATCCATTTGTTGCGGAGGTTGTTGCGGAGAAGCCGAAAAGCAATTAAAGTTGAACTCCCCTTAAATTGTCGACAATGCAAGAACGAAGTAAcgataacaataataattaatattttttcttaattaaagtcaaaatattttgtccggtgtttcatttaaaattcttgaatttacatgatttttttgtagatctgGCAACACTGTTCGTCATGACACTGTTTGAAGTATAAACTAGAAAGCGTTATCCTGAAATCAATACTTtcaataaaaagattttttgatTATGCATAACTCATGCAAATTTCAAAGTTCCAATGGAGATAAGGGGGAATAAAAAATGGCCCCGATATAAAATCACGAACTTCGATATTATGATGTCCAATTCCGAAAACTTTTTCATCTCTTCACCGATGATTTCACTACCTTTTTATAATGGTAAGGCGTATT contains the following coding sequences:
- the LOC136412354 gene encoding transmembrane protein 64 isoform X2 yields the protein MKLSHDYESLCDTSKQRCFRLRSSLYFLSIGRLLAIVFTIVVIVFVLVLCKAYIKLILLWLEKQDSFIVAATICVLFVIVSLPISIGYIVLVLASGYLFGVTRGLLLAHNLLKLLGHHPSIFKLTRNDMATAIMQVISGPLCFKIVFCSRLTPIPFGLQNTIFALSNVSAKIYHVASLIGLFPAQFVAVYVGSTLRSMQDVLENNHISSTTYFFAAVQLFCGVALIWWIGSKARSELLKVLAAAENASTKSSSYSLV
- the LOC136412354 gene encoding transmembrane protein 64 isoform X1; the encoded protein is MKLSHDYESLCDTSKQRCFRLRSSLYFLSIGRLLAIVFTIVVIVFVLVLCKAYIKLILLWLEKQDSFIVAATICVLFVIVSLPISIGYIVLVLASGYLFGVTRGLLLVVCGANVGLFVAHNLLKLLGHHPSIFKLTRNDMATAIMQVISGPLCFKIVFCSRLTPIPFGLQNTIFALSNVSAKIYHVASLIGLFPAQFVAVYVGSTLRSMQDVLENNHISSTTYFFAAVQLFCGVALIWWIGSKARSELLKVLAAAENASTKSSSYSLV
- the LOC136412732 gene encoding putative odorant receptor 92a: MLGTRIRCQRIIKTYLIFVPLNLLVAYVMNYLSSPVEKWNPSLNKTSLYREYPYPLWYPFDTSLSDGYYWCGFLYQPYAFYFLINGFFCVDWLCICTIIHLTSFVDVLRHAFDSVDKNVDQSLNEDEHLKVKEKRLIICIDQLKDIYECASGLNKVFSSQLLIQELCMTGVVCCCLYRVTSEKEAVEAGYLSSMVAAAFVELFTVSWFNQGFTLEIFRLLPTIYELDWLNYNVKMRKILVFLIARVQKPFYFTMGLGFALDMTVFITMIKTSYSFYALITQSEVRSTQVGQSFDN